The Desulfovibrio sp. DNA window GCAAAATTCGCAGAGCGAGCTGCAACGTGCCCGCACCCGTCAGGCTGAGGCCAGCGCAGAGCTGCGCGTGGCGCAGGAAAGGCTCAACGAGGCCCGCAGCCAGTGGGCCGCCTGCCTGAAGGACCTTGGCCTCGGCACAGACCTTGACCCCGAAACCGTGCGCGAAGCCCTCAAGTACATGGAAAACTGCCTCGCAGCCGAGGCAGCCGTGCAACGCGCCCAGTCGCAGCTCACCCAGAGCCGCACAGAGCTGACCGCCCTGCGCGACCCCCTGCAGGCGCTGCTGGCCGAGCTTGGCTTTGCCCTGCAGCACGATGCGGACAACCAGCCCGACTGGCTGCTCAGTCTTGATGCCGCGCTGGAGGCGGCTGAGGCCATGGCACAGGCCAACAATCACCGCAGCAGCCTCGCAAATGAAGTCACCGAAATGGAAGACGAAGCCCGCGCCGCAGAAGCCGCCCTTGAAAGCGCCCGCGGTGCGGAACGCTCGCTGCTGGCCATGGCCGGGGCACACGACGCAGAGGAATTTTTGCGTCAGGCGGCCCTGCACGAAGAACTGCGCGCCCTCACCCTGCGTCGGCAGGATCTGGAAGACGCCCTGCGACTGGCGGCAGACAAAACCCCCTTGCAGGAGTTTATCGATTCCTTCGGCCATGAAGATCAGGAAAGCCAGGAGCGCCGTAGCGCCGCCATTGGCGAAGAGCTTACGGCCATACAGGAACAGGAAGAAAACCTTGTCAAAAAGGTGGGCGATCTGGGCAACAAGGTAGACGCACTCTCACGCACCGACGAGCTCTCGCAGCTGCTCCAGCAGGAGGCCGCACTGGTGGAAGACATGGAGCGCATGGCTTTTGCCTGGAGCCGCATATCCCTTGCCAGAAGCATACTGGAAACAGCCAAGCGCACTTTTGAGCAGGAACGCCAGCCAGAGGTCATCCGCATCGCCTCCAGCATTTTTACCCGCATTACGGGCCAGCGCTGGCGCGGCATCAACGCCTCGCTCGAAGACGCCAGCCTTGCCATACTGCCCACCCAGGGCGAGCCCATGCAGCCCGAAAATCTCAGCCGGGGCGCGCGTGAGCAGGCCTATCTGGCCCTGCGCCTCGCCTACATCAAAAATCACGCACTGCACGCTTCGCCCCTGCCCGTCATCATGGACGAAGTGCTGGTCAACTTTGACCCTCAGCGAGCCGAGCGCACGGCGAGGGCCTTTGTGGAACTGACTGGCGGCGGACAAGGCAAGGCCCACCAGCTGCTCTACTTTACCTGCCAGCCGCACATGGCCGAGCTGCTGCGCAGGGCAGAGCCGCAGGCGGCGCTGTTCCACGTAAAAGACGGCAGCATCAAGGCCGCATAGAGCCAAACCATATACCTTCTGCACACTGCGGCGGGCGTTTCACCGAAACNNNNNNNNNNCCTCCCCCCCCCCCCCGCCGCGCCTTTTCTGCCGTCTTGCAAGCCAGGCTATCTACTATATTTTTCCTGTTTGAGAACAGATAGTTATTAAGATGTATAAATTAATACAAAAAAAATTTAATTTATTTCAGCGTGTTAAAAATTGAATTTGAAAAGTAATTTCATTTTTATTGACACAAATCTCTGCCTGTGCCAGTGTACCGCCATGCACATTCAGCCAAGCGGAGAAAAAAATATGGATCAACATCCTGTAGTTACCGATAACGCTGGACTTTCCCACCGATTCAGCCACGACAACCTGCACATATCCGTTTCATCCCGCTTCGACCCGCCTCAGGCCAACGCTCTCATTGAACTTCTTCAGTGCAATCAGGCAAGCTGCAAAAGAATTTTCATCGATGTACGGCACGTAGCCGATCCTCACCCCTCCGCTGTTGACGCCCTCAAAACATCTCTGCTGCTGGGCGGGCTCAGCACAGAGCGTATTGTTTTCAAGGGCAAGAGCGGCTTTGACATGGCCGTCACCGGCAACCGCGTGCTTATCGAACAAAAGAAAAAGCATGTGTGCAAGGGCAACTGCGCCAACTGCAAGTGCGGACACCACAAACATCACCACCACGCGGAAAACTGATCAACCGTTGTCACGGGGCCGCAGAAGCATCGGCAGGGTGCTTCTGCGGGCATGATCTGCCGCACGCATAAAAACGCGCGCAGTGGTCGGCTGTGGCCGCCACTGCCTGCGCACAACCCATTACGGAGGAGCAAGGAATGAGTGCAAAAGAAAGGAATGGTCTGAACCGCTTCAAAAAAATGTGCATGGTCACCCTGCTGGCAGCGGGCATGATCATGGGCGTGGCCGGGGGGGCCAGGGCTGTTGAATTCAAGGCCAAGGGCGAATGGCTCGTTGGCTTTGGCGTGGGTGACGGCAACCTCACCAAAAATACCAGAGACAACTCCGGCGCCAAGACCAAGACCAACAACGAAGATCAGTTTGGCGCTTCACAGCGTATTCGCCTGCAGCTTGATGCCGTGGCCTCCGAGGCCCTTTCCGGCACGGTGTTCTTTGAAATCGGCGATCAGCACTGGGGCAAGGCCGACGAGGGCGGCGCGCTTGGCGCGGATGGCCGCGTTGTGGAAGTGAAAAACGCCTACATCGACTGGCTGATTCCCCAGACCGAAGCCCGTCTGCGCATGGGCATTCAAACCACCACCCTGCCCAATGTGGCGGGCGGCTCTGCCGTGATGGATGCTGACGCCGCGGCCCTTACCGCCAACTACAAGTTCAACGACAACGTGGGCCTCACCTTTATGTGGGCACGCCCAGTCAACGACAACTTCAACGGCAGCTACATCGACCTGGCCAATAACAAGTCCAGCACGGAAAAAGCAAACTATCTCGACAACCTCGACCTGTTCATGCTTTCCATGCCCCTGCATTTTGACGGTGTGGATGTAACCCCCTGGGCCATGTACGGCATGCGCGGCAAAAACGCCCTGCGCGGCCTTGAGGCGGTGAACAATGCCGAGCCGTGGTCAACCAGCGACGGCAACCTTGGCCTCACCCTGCCCGGCCTTACCCCCGGCTTCAATTACGCCGGCAGCACGCCGCTTACGGCTTCGCCTACCAGCAAGCAGTACGGTTCGCTGTTCTGGGCGGGTTTGCCTGTCGCCCTCACCATGTTTGACCCGCTGAACATCGAATTTGACATCAACTATGGCTATTCCGAAGCCATGGGCCGCTTTGATGTGCTCAAGCGCGGCGAAGAAACCGTGCGCGGCAGCACTGGCCGTCAGGGCTGGCTGGCCAAGGCCCTTGTGGAATACAAGATGGACTGGGCCACCCCCGGCATCTTTGGCTGGTACGCCAGCGGCGACGACGGCAACGTAAAGAACGGCTCCGAACGCATGCCTTCCATTGCCGGTGCGGGCAACTTCACCTCATTCGTGGGCGACGGAAACCTTTCGTGGAGCCCGGTTGCCAATGCCTGCGACTGGAACATGAGCTATGCTGGCACGTGGGGCCTCGGCGCCCAGCTGAAAGACATGAGCTTTTTGGAAAATGTCACGCACACCTTCCGTTTGGCATACTGGGGCGGCACCAACTCGCCCTCCATGGTCAAATACATGAAGGAAGCCTCTTCGTGGCGTGAAGGCTACGGCGGCGACGGCCCCTACCTGACCACCAACGACGGTCTGCTGGAATTCAACCTCGTGAATACCTGGCAGGCATACGAAAACCTGAGCGTGAATCTTGAACTTGGCTACGTGG harbors:
- a CDS encoding squalene cyclase gives rise to the protein MDQHPVVTDNAGLSHRFSHDNLHISVSSRFDPPQANALIELLQCNQASCKRIFIDVRHVADPHPSAVDALKTSLLLGGLSTERIVFKGKSGFDMAVTGNRVLIEQKKKHVCKGNCANCKCGHHKHHHHAEN
- a CDS encoding outer membrane homotrimeric porin — protein: MSAKERNGLNRFKKMCMVTLLAAGMIMGVAGGARAVEFKAKGEWLVGFGVGDGNLTKNTRDNSGAKTKTNNEDQFGASQRIRLQLDAVASEALSGTVFFEIGDQHWGKADEGGALGADGRVVEVKNAYIDWLIPQTEARLRMGIQTTTLPNVAGGSAVMDADAAALTANYKFNDNVGLTFMWARPVNDNFNGSYIDLANNKSSTEKANYLDNLDLFMLSMPLHFDGVDVTPWAMYGMRGKNALRGLEAVNNAEPWSTSDGNLGLTLPGLTPGFNYAGSTPLTASPTSKQYGSLFWAGLPVALTMFDPLNIEFDINYGYSEAMGRFDVLKRGEETVRGSTGRQGWLAKALVEYKMDWATPGIFGWYASGDDGNVKNGSERMPSIAGAGNFTSFVGDGNLSWSPVANACDWNMSYAGTWGLGAQLKDMSFLENVTHTFRLAYWGGTNSPSMVKYMKEASSWREGYGGDGPYLTTNDGLLEFNLVNTWQAYENLSVNLELGYVANMIDKDTWKKNGYNNGAGNGSFDKQDAWKAQVAFQYSF